Proteins from one Hydrogenophaga sp. SL48 genomic window:
- a CDS encoding GntR family transcriptional regulator, whose translation MSALSLAPRALYEEVAELLRQRIFKRELEPGSWIDELKIAEEYGISRTPLREALKVLAAEGLVTMKVRRGAYVTEVSDKDLADVYHLLALLESDAAGVVAQRASDTELAELKALHADLEAALPDRDRFFALNERFHMRVLEIANNRWREQMVADLRKVMKLNRHNSLFKTGRIDESLAEHRAIMVALLARNAELTQQRMHEHFQNGLEAAA comes from the coding sequence ATGTCCGCCCTTTCGCTCGCCCCCCGCGCCCTGTACGAAGAAGTCGCCGAGCTGCTGCGCCAGCGCATCTTCAAGCGCGAGCTGGAGCCTGGCAGCTGGATCGATGAACTCAAGATCGCCGAGGAATACGGTATCAGCCGCACGCCCCTGCGGGAAGCCCTCAAAGTGCTGGCCGCCGAAGGCCTGGTGACCATGAAGGTGCGCCGCGGCGCCTACGTGACCGAAGTGTCCGACAAGGACCTGGCCGACGTCTACCACCTGCTCGCCCTGCTCGAATCCGACGCTGCGGGTGTGGTGGCCCAGCGCGCAAGCGACACCGAGCTGGCCGAACTCAAGGCCTTGCACGCCGACCTCGAAGCCGCCCTCCCTGACCGCGACCGGTTTTTTGCGCTCAACGAGCGTTTTCACATGCGCGTGCTCGAAATCGCCAACAACCGCTGGCGCGAGCAGATGGTGGCCGACCTGCGCAAGGTCATGAAGCTCAACCGCCACAACTCGCTGTTCAAGACCGGCCGCATCGACGAATCGCTGGCCGAACACCGCGCCATCATGGTCGCCCTGCTCGCGCGCAACGCCGAGCTGACGCAGCAGCGCATGCACGAGCATTTCCAGAACGGGCTCGAAGCCGCCGCGTGA
- a CDS encoding Dyp-type peroxidase: protein MSTAPTAQPGIFEPVPAQGRYLTCQLRVGADPRTVLRRLAGQADGQHTIVGLGASLVRELDATVPGLRSFRGVEGARVKLPATPADLLIWLRGTDRGELLIRSRHLEALIAPAFDVQDITDAFNHNHGRDLTGYQDGTENPEGADAEAAAVLPDSAGLLAGSSFVAVQRWCHHMSRFEAMSKQQQDHAIGRERESNQELDDAPESAHVKRTAQENFDPEAFVLRRSMPWAEGNEGGLVFAAFGCSFDAFEAQLRRMSGAEDGIVDALFGFTEPETGAYFWCPPVCNGEIDLRAIGL, encoded by the coding sequence ATGAGCACCGCGCCCACCGCCCAACCGGGCATCTTCGAACCCGTTCCGGCCCAGGGCCGCTACCTCACCTGCCAGTTGCGCGTCGGCGCAGACCCGCGCACCGTGCTGCGCCGGCTGGCCGGTCAAGCCGACGGCCAACACACCATCGTCGGGCTGGGCGCATCGCTGGTGCGCGAGCTGGATGCGACGGTCCCGGGCCTCAGGAGCTTCCGTGGCGTTGAGGGCGCGCGCGTCAAACTCCCGGCCACGCCCGCCGACCTGCTCATCTGGCTGCGCGGCACCGACCGCGGCGAGCTGCTGATCCGCAGCCGCCACCTGGAGGCCTTGATCGCACCAGCGTTCGACGTGCAGGACATCACCGATGCCTTCAACCACAACCACGGCAGAGACCTGACCGGCTACCAGGACGGCACCGAAAACCCCGAGGGGGCCGATGCCGAGGCGGCCGCCGTGCTGCCCGACAGCGCGGGGCTGCTGGCCGGCAGCAGCTTTGTCGCGGTGCAGCGCTGGTGCCACCACATGAGCCGCTTCGAGGCCATGTCCAAACAGCAGCAGGACCACGCCATCGGCCGGGAGCGCGAGAGCAATCAGGAGCTCGACGACGCGCCCGAGTCGGCCCATGTGAAGCGCACCGCGCAGGAAAACTTCGATCCCGAGGCCTTTGTGCTGCGGCGCTCGATGCCCTGGGCCGAGGGCAACGAAGGGGGCCTGGTGTTTGCCGCCTTCGGCTGCTCGTTCGACGCCTTTGAAGCCCAGCTGCGCCGCATGTCCGGCGCCGAAGACGGCATCGTCGACGCCCTGTTTGGTTTCACCGAGCCCGAAACGGGGGCGTACTTCTGGTGCCCGCCGGTGTGCAACGGCGAGATCGATCTGCGCGCCATCGGGCTCTGA
- a CDS encoding NAD(P)/FAD-dependent oxidoreductase produces the protein MAHIVILGAGLGGMPMAYEMKALARAGDTVTVISEAPKFHFVPSNPWVAVDWRQRKDIEVDIVPALQRKGIQSIIQRARRVHPDTNQIELEDGSRVDYDYLVIATGPKLAFDEVEGLGPHGGHTQSICHVSHAETTKTAWDQFVEAPGPIVVGAVQGASCFGPAYEFAMIMDTDLRRRKIRDQVPMTYVTPEPYIGHLGLGGVGDSKGMLESALRQRHIKWICNAKTTKVEAGNMYVTEHNDQGQPIKEHVLPFKHSMMLPAFKGVDAVFGIEGLTNPRGFITIDAHQRNARFKNIFSVGVCVAIPPVEVTPIPCGTPKTGYMIESMVTATAHNIRELLDGQEPTHKATWNTVCLADFGDTGAAFVALPQIPPRNVSWFAEGKWVHLAKVAFEKYFMRKMEKGTSEPIYEKIIMDFIGITKLKAKITGK, from the coding sequence ATGGCTCACATCGTCATTCTGGGCGCCGGCCTCGGCGGCATGCCCATGGCCTATGAAATGAAGGCGCTCGCCCGCGCCGGTGACACGGTCACCGTGATCAGCGAGGCGCCCAAGTTCCATTTCGTCCCGTCCAACCCCTGGGTGGCCGTGGACTGGCGCCAACGCAAGGACATCGAGGTGGACATCGTCCCGGCACTCCAGCGCAAAGGCATTCAGTCCATCATCCAGCGCGCCAGGCGGGTGCACCCCGACACCAACCAGATCGAGCTGGAAGACGGCAGCCGGGTGGACTACGACTACCTGGTCATCGCCACCGGCCCCAAGCTGGCGTTCGACGAAGTCGAAGGCCTGGGCCCGCACGGCGGCCACACGCAGTCGATCTGCCATGTGAGCCACGCCGAGACCACCAAGACCGCCTGGGATCAATTCGTGGAGGCCCCCGGCCCCATCGTGGTGGGCGCGGTGCAAGGCGCGTCGTGTTTCGGCCCGGCCTACGAGTTCGCGATGATCATGGACACCGACCTGCGCCGGCGCAAGATCCGCGACCAGGTGCCCATGACCTACGTGACGCCCGAGCCCTACATCGGTCACCTGGGCCTGGGCGGCGTGGGCGACTCCAAGGGCATGCTCGAATCGGCCCTGCGCCAGCGCCACATCAAGTGGATCTGCAACGCCAAAACCACCAAGGTGGAAGCCGGCAACATGTACGTGACCGAGCACAACGACCAGGGCCAGCCCATCAAGGAACACGTGCTGCCCTTCAAGCACAGCATGATGCTGCCGGCCTTCAAGGGGGTGGACGCGGTCTTCGGCATCGAAGGCCTGACCAACCCGCGCGGCTTCATCACCATCGACGCCCACCAGCGCAACGCCCGGTTCAAGAACATCTTCAGCGTGGGCGTGTGCGTCGCGATCCCGCCGGTGGAGGTCACGCCCATCCCGTGCGGCACGCCCAAGACTGGCTACATGATCGAGTCCATGGTCACGGCCACGGCACACAACATCCGTGAACTGCTGGACGGCCAGGAGCCGACGCACAAGGCCACCTGGAACACGGTGTGCCTGGCCGACTTCGGCGACACCGGCGCGGCCTTTGTGGCACTGCCGCAGATCCCGCCGCGCAACGTGAGCTGGTTCGCGGAAGGCAAGTGGGTGCACCTGGCCAAGGTGGCTTTCGAGAAGTACTTCATGCGCAAGATGGAGAAAGGCACGTCAGAGCCGATCTACGAAAAGATCATCATGGACTTCATCGGCATCACCAAGCTCAAGGCCAAGATCACGGGCAAGTAA
- the dusA gene encoding tRNA dihydrouridine(20/20a) synthase DusA has translation MLSSGSLVSDVPSGSASSFWRLSVAPMMGWTDRHCRFFHRLLTRHTLLYTEMVTTGALIHGNAAQHLHFNGEEHPVALQLGGSEPADLAQCAKLGQARGYDEINLNCGCPSERVLRGAFGACLMGEAELVRDGVKAMVDVVDIPVTVKHRIGIDKVESYDFVRDFVGTVAEGGCTTFLVHARNAWLQGLSPKENREIPPLRYELAYQLKRDFPHLTIAVNGGITTNAQIAEHLVQVDGAMIGREAYHNPWLMVDWDARFYGDLSLEMPTREAVELAMVDYMERAHAEDGVNWYSIASHMLGLRHGLHGARKWRQVWSDHRLKPLPPREVWAMAQAHVGPPAEAARTDSLVSSI, from the coding sequence ATGTTGTCTTCTGGTTCTCTGGTGTCCGATGTCCCGTCGGGGTCTGCCTCCTCTTTCTGGCGCCTGTCTGTCGCACCCATGATGGGGTGGACAGATCGCCATTGCCGTTTTTTCCACCGTCTGCTGACCCGCCACACGCTGCTGTACACCGAGATGGTGACCACCGGTGCGCTGATCCACGGCAACGCGGCCCAACACCTGCATTTCAATGGTGAGGAACACCCTGTGGCCCTGCAGCTGGGCGGCAGCGAGCCGGCCGACCTGGCGCAGTGCGCGAAGCTGGGCCAGGCACGCGGCTACGACGAAATCAACCTGAACTGCGGTTGCCCGAGCGAGCGCGTGTTGCGTGGGGCCTTCGGCGCTTGCCTGATGGGCGAAGCCGAACTGGTGCGCGACGGCGTGAAGGCCATGGTGGATGTCGTGGACATCCCGGTCACGGTCAAGCACCGCATCGGCATCGACAAGGTGGAGAGTTACGACTTTGTGCGCGACTTCGTGGGCACGGTGGCCGAGGGCGGCTGCACGACCTTCCTGGTGCACGCGCGCAATGCCTGGCTTCAGGGCCTCTCGCCGAAAGAGAACCGCGAAATCCCGCCGCTGCGTTACGAACTGGCCTACCAGCTCAAACGCGACTTCCCGCACCTCACCATCGCGGTCAACGGCGGCATCACCACCAACGCGCAGATCGCCGAACACCTGGTGCAGGTGGACGGTGCCATGATCGGTCGCGAGGCGTACCACAACCCCTGGTTGATGGTGGACTGGGATGCCCGTTTCTATGGCGACCTTTCGCTTGAAATGCCCACGCGCGAAGCGGTGGAACTGGCCATGGTGGACTACATGGAGCGTGCCCACGCCGAGGACGGCGTGAACTGGTATTCCATCGCCAGCCACATGCTGGGCTTGCGCCACGGTCTGCACGGTGCGCGCAAGTGGCGCCAGGTCTGGAGCGACCACCGCCTGAAACCCCTGCCGCCGCGCGAGGTGTGGGCGATGGCTCAGGCGCATGTGGGCCCGCCTGCCGAAGCCGCGCGCACCGATTCCCTTGTTTCGTCCATCTGA
- a CDS encoding FKBP-type peptidyl-prolyl cis-trans isomerase, translating into MKRLLICSAALASSLFALPTLAQNAVLDTAAKEAGAVVTKTGLVYRSLKDGNGASPGATDTVKVHYKGTFPDGKEFDSSYSRGTPIEFPLNRVIPCWTEGVQRMKLGGKAKLTCPSAIAYGERGAGGVIPPNATLVFDVELLGIK; encoded by the coding sequence ATGAAACGTTTGCTGATTTGTTCCGCCGCACTGGCGAGCAGCCTGTTTGCCCTGCCAACCCTGGCGCAAAACGCCGTGTTGGACACCGCCGCCAAAGAGGCCGGTGCCGTGGTCACCAAGACCGGACTGGTCTACCGCTCGCTCAAGGACGGCAATGGCGCCAGCCCCGGCGCGACCGACACCGTGAAAGTGCACTACAAGGGCACCTTCCCGGACGGCAAGGAGTTCGACAGCTCCTACTCGCGAGGCACGCCGATCGAGTTCCCGCTCAACCGCGTGATCCCCTGCTGGACCGAGGGCGTGCAGCGCATGAAGCTGGGGGGCAAGGCCAAGCTCACTTGCCCGAGCGCCATCGCCTATGGCGAGCGTGGCGCCGGTGGCGTGATCCCGCCCAATGCAACGTTGGTGTTTGACGTGGAGCTGCTGGGCATCAAGTAG